A stretch of the Paenibacillus dendritiformis genome encodes the following:
- the pyrF gene encoding orotidine-5'-phosphate decarboxylase → MSHTVSFEQAASRVMVALDYAGTAEAQSLIERLEGIPCYMKVGMQLFYAGGPSFIRELKERGYSVFLDVKMHDIPNTVKGGANSIAKLGVDMFNVHAAGGKKMMQAAIEGVEAARAADRSLPRPVIIAVTQLTSTNTEVMNEEIGIPGTVEETVVRYAKLTQEAGLDGVVASPHEVKSIKAACGASFRTVTPGIRPKGAPLQDQSRVMTPAEAMRHGTDFIVVGRPITEAADPRAALLSIIEELMQR, encoded by the coding sequence ATGAGTCATACGGTATCATTTGAACAGGCGGCGAGCCGGGTGATGGTCGCGCTGGATTATGCCGGGACGGCGGAGGCCCAGAGTCTTATTGAACGGCTGGAGGGCATTCCTTGCTATATGAAGGTAGGCATGCAGCTGTTCTACGCGGGCGGTCCTTCCTTCATCCGCGAGCTCAAGGAGCGCGGGTACAGTGTGTTTTTGGATGTGAAAATGCATGACATTCCAAATACGGTCAAGGGCGGGGCGAATAGCATTGCGAAGCTGGGCGTCGACATGTTCAACGTTCATGCGGCCGGAGGCAAAAAGATGATGCAGGCGGCCATCGAGGGCGTCGAGGCGGCCCGCGCGGCCGACCGTTCGCTGCCGCGTCCGGTGATTATCGCCGTTACGCAGCTCACGAGCACGAATACCGAGGTCATGAATGAAGAGATCGGAATTCCCGGCACGGTCGAAGAGACCGTCGTCCGCTATGCGAAGCTGACGCAGGAAGCCGGACTCGACGGAGTCGTCGCTTCTCCGCATGAGGTGAAGAGCATCAAGGCGGCCTGCGGCGCTTCGTTCCGCACGGTTACGCCGGGCATCCGGCCGAAGGGAGCTCCGCTCCAGGATCAGTCCCGCGTGATGACCCCGGCGGAAGCGATGCGGCATGGCACGGATTTTATCGTCGTCGGCCGTCCGATTACGGAAGCGGCGGATCCAAGGGCAGCCTTACTATCCATTATCGAGGAGTTGATGCAACGATGA
- a CDS encoding efflux RND transporter periplasmic adaptor subunit produces the protein MFMKWSTEDSSPRSGRKWRRAALALMCGMLVFTSACSLLPDEEEEEVIPTITPPSVSKKPEYEVVRKDMVVPVSMTGKLMSEQEDILFFTLDNKPIKNIYVKNGDSVKKGQVIAELDVDDLKKDLRQKRLQLRAEEVKMKETLRKKDEMDPVEFEEAQILFEQKQQDLVDLQTDIDKATLTAPFTGTVVSVTAKKGAMSKKYDPVAIVADTTRLTVAAQPSKDDLKRITPGMEAQVSINSVEGVIKGKVKALPQPSNDNNGGGQGEQPEQDRIDKYMTIEVEKLPKGVTRGTMLSVTVVTNRIKDAIVIPPSALRTIGSRTYVQVADENGKREVDVEVGVQLPTEIQIKAGLEPGQKVVGR, from the coding sequence ATGTTTATGAAATGGTCGACGGAAGATTCATCACCTAGAAGCGGGCGCAAATGGCGCCGTGCCGCACTGGCGCTAATGTGCGGGATGCTGGTGTTCACGTCCGCCTGCTCGCTTCTGCCGGATGAAGAGGAAGAGGAAGTGATACCGACCATCACGCCGCCTTCGGTATCGAAGAAGCCGGAATATGAAGTGGTTCGGAAGGATATGGTGGTCCCTGTCTCCATGACGGGCAAATTAATGTCGGAACAGGAAGATATCCTGTTCTTTACGCTGGACAACAAGCCGATCAAGAACATTTATGTCAAGAACGGCGATTCGGTCAAAAAAGGCCAGGTCATCGCGGAGCTTGACGTGGACGATCTGAAAAAGGATCTGCGCCAGAAGCGTCTGCAGCTGCGGGCCGAAGAAGTGAAGATGAAGGAGACGCTGCGCAAAAAAGACGAGATGGATCCGGTCGAGTTCGAGGAAGCGCAGATCTTGTTCGAACAGAAGCAGCAGGATCTTGTCGATCTCCAGACGGATATCGACAAGGCGACGCTTACCGCTCCGTTCACGGGCACGGTCGTGTCGGTGACGGCGAAGAAGGGCGCGATGTCGAAGAAGTACGATCCGGTGGCGATCGTCGCGGATACGACCCGGCTGACCGTCGCCGCGCAGCCGTCGAAGGATGATCTGAAGCGCATCACGCCGGGGATGGAAGCCCAGGTCAGCATCAACTCGGTTGAAGGCGTGATTAAGGGCAAGGTCAAGGCGCTTCCGCAGCCATCGAACGATAATAATGGAGGCGGCCAGGGCGAGCAGCCGGAGCAGGACCGGATCGACAAGTATATGACGATCGAGGTGGAGAAGCTGCCGAAGGGAGTCACCCGGGGCACCATGCTTAGCGTCACCGTCGTGACGAACAGGATCAAGGACGCGATCGTCATTCCTCCTTCCGCCCTGCGCACGATCGGTTCACGGACCTACGTGCAAGTCGCCGACGAGAACGGGAAGCGGGAAGTCGACGTCGAGGTTGGGGTGCAGCTGCCGACCGAGATTCAAATAAAAGCCGGACTTGAACCGGGTCAGAAAGTAGTGGGCCGATAA
- a CDS encoding ABC transporter ATP-binding protein codes for MIHCEGLVKIYKTDDIEVVALQGLNLTVKQGELMAIIGNSGSGKSTLLNTLGGLDRPSAGTVRVGKWDLLKITDEQLVEYKRDTVGFIWQNNARNLLPYLTALENVEVPMMLAGKMDRAYAKELLEAVGLGHRMNNKLHQLSGGEQQRVAIAISLANRPQLLLADEPTGSVDTQTSDMIMDIFRRMNREMGVTVVIVTHDLALAGKVDRVVAIRDGLTSTEFIKRNPNLNGEEDQGVAGQGLQDHHEAYVVVDRVGRLQVPKEYLEALHITDKASMEIDGDKIIIRTPKELEG; via the coding sequence ATGATTCATTGTGAAGGCCTTGTCAAAATATACAAGACAGATGATATCGAAGTCGTGGCCCTGCAAGGCTTGAACTTGACCGTCAAGCAAGGAGAATTGATGGCCATTATCGGGAACAGCGGCAGCGGCAAATCGACATTGCTGAATACGTTGGGCGGCTTGGACCGCCCTTCGGCCGGCACCGTGCGGGTCGGCAAATGGGATCTGCTGAAGATAACCGATGAGCAGCTAGTTGAATACAAGCGGGATACGGTTGGTTTCATTTGGCAGAACAATGCCCGCAATCTGCTGCCTTATTTGACCGCGCTGGAAAATGTGGAAGTGCCGATGATGCTCGCAGGGAAGATGGACCGCGCTTATGCGAAGGAACTGCTGGAGGCGGTCGGACTGGGTCACCGGATGAACAACAAGCTGCATCAGCTCTCGGGCGGGGAGCAGCAGCGGGTGGCCATCGCGATCTCGCTGGCGAATCGTCCCCAATTATTATTGGCGGACGAACCGACGGGGTCGGTAGATACGCAGACGTCCGATATGATTATGGATATTTTCCGGCGCATGAACCGGGAAATGGGAGTAACGGTCGTCATTGTTACCCACGATCTGGCGCTGGCGGGCAAGGTCGATCGGGTTGTTGCCATTCGCGACGGCTTGACAAGCACCGAGTTCATCAAGCGAAATCCGAATCTGAACGGGGAGGAGGATCAAGGGGTTGCAGGGCAAGGACTGCAGGATCATCATGAAGCGTATGTCGTCGTCGACCGCGTTGGGCGCCTGCAGGTGCCGAAGGAGTACCTGGAGGCTCTCCACATTACAGATAAGGCATCGATGGAAATAGACGGAGATAAAATTATTATCCGCACACCGAAAGAGTTGGAGGGGTAA
- the ung gene encoding uracil-DNA glycosylase, with protein sequence MAIQIQEDWAALLHDEIRQPYFKQLWGWLKQEYERTVVYPPFDLIFSALHYTSYADTKVVIVGQDPYHGPGQAHGLSFSVQPGVRIPPSLVNMLKESASDIGTTMPQHGCLIPWAKQGVLMLNTVLTVRQGQAASHRGMGWERFTDRIIQLLNEREQPVVFVLWGSFAQAKQAMIDTRRHGIVKGPHPSPLSAHRGFFGSRPFSQVNEWLRSRGETEIDWQLPPVSGIPVEELPQMDKNA encoded by the coding sequence ATGGCGATACAGATTCAAGAGGATTGGGCAGCATTGCTTCATGACGAGATTAGGCAGCCCTATTTCAAACAGTTATGGGGATGGCTGAAGCAGGAGTATGAGCGTACGGTGGTATATCCGCCATTCGATCTTATCTTCTCTGCGCTACATTATACTTCGTATGCAGACACGAAAGTCGTTATCGTAGGGCAAGACCCGTATCATGGACCTGGACAGGCGCATGGACTAAGCTTCTCGGTACAGCCGGGCGTTCGTATTCCCCCCTCGCTTGTGAACATGCTGAAGGAGAGCGCAAGCGATATCGGCACGACAATGCCGCAGCATGGTTGTCTCATCCCTTGGGCAAAGCAGGGCGTGCTGATGCTGAACACGGTGCTGACCGTGCGTCAGGGGCAAGCGGCATCCCATCGCGGCATGGGGTGGGAACGATTCACCGATCGCATTATTCAGCTGTTGAATGAGCGGGAGCAGCCGGTTGTCTTCGTGCTATGGGGATCCTTCGCCCAAGCGAAGCAAGCCATGATCGACACGAGACGGCACGGCATCGTCAAAGGCCCGCATCCGAGCCCGTTGTCGGCTCATCGCGGATTTTTTGGCAGCCGCCCGTTCTCGCAAGTCAATGAATGGCTGCGCTCACGCGGAGAGACCGAGATCGATTGGCAGCTTCCTCCCGTTTCCGGTATTCCTGTGGAAGAATTGCCGCAGATGGATAAGAACGCCTAG
- the pyrE gene encoding orotate phosphoribosyltransferase, producing the protein MTTTKREREIAGHLLSIEAVALRPHEPFTWTSGIKSPIYCDNRLTMSYPEIRGALAEGFASLVKEYAPDAEVIAGTATAGIPHAAWVADKLGLPMAYVRDKAKGHGKQNQIEGLIRPGQKVVVIEDLISTGGSSLKAAMAVKEAGAEPLAVFAIFSYELEKAEQAFREAGIPLHTLSRYTALIETALERGVIQARDLDVLASWRVNPAGWGK; encoded by the coding sequence ATGACCACGACGAAGAGAGAACGCGAGATTGCCGGACATTTGTTATCCATAGAAGCGGTGGCGCTGCGGCCGCATGAGCCGTTCACCTGGACATCCGGAATCAAGTCCCCTATCTACTGCGATAACCGCTTGACGATGTCTTACCCTGAGATTCGGGGAGCCCTTGCCGAAGGATTCGCTTCCTTGGTCAAGGAATATGCGCCGGATGCCGAAGTCATCGCCGGGACGGCGACCGCCGGCATTCCGCACGCGGCCTGGGTCGCGGACAAGCTGGGGCTGCCTATGGCTTACGTTCGCGACAAAGCGAAGGGACACGGGAAGCAGAATCAGATCGAGGGCTTGATTCGGCCGGGGCAGAAGGTCGTCGTGATCGAGGATCTGATCTCGACCGGGGGCAGCTCGCTCAAGGCGGCGATGGCCGTCAAGGAAGCCGGGGCGGAGCCGCTTGCCGTATTCGCCATCTTCAGCTATGAGCTGGAAAAAGCGGAGCAGGCGTTCCGGGAAGCCGGAATCCCGCTGCACACGCTGTCCCGCTATACCGCCCTCATCGAGACGGCTCTGGAGAGAGGCGTCATCCAAGCGCGGGACCTTGATGTACTGGCATCGTGGCGCGTCAATCCGGCAGGCTGGGGCAAATAG
- a CDS encoding ABC transporter substrate-binding protein → MRSKKWVRKLFMATIPVAMIIPMLGACTTTDEGKPGQERVLRIGVVSGGNGYESYFRSEYTDLFEFSKQGAVSIEIVSANDWKEMKWNRRSSNGEYEEPDYTELLKKLLTGANPVDVVVLDASEYQAFARDGLLKQIDPLLQKDKIDTNEFVPTVIDGLKAMGDNNLYGLTPTFSSQALFYNKTLFKEAGVEPPTDNMTWEQVFDKAKLISKGEGKERIYGFSFNNYETDPYSGMDGYVKPLNLRRFDDTADSMTVNTPMWKNVWTMFAKLVNEKIIPGDDRELPEMQDEHYNPFHYDDFLSGRAAMVLADYWYIDSSLLEAMKYGDKINGFTKFDWDVVTVPSHAEAPGISGFVSLHQIFAINQKAMNPEDAWEFVKFVSSDEWAKLRSRNGGELVSRQKYLKPKEGTDFNIAAFYTMKPVLPTEHNDEELFMMYSNLWEVQEIGRSLFQEVIDKKKSVSDALKEWETKGNQILKKKQLAPVHSE, encoded by the coding sequence GTGCGTTCAAAAAAATGGGTCCGAAAACTGTTCATGGCGACGATCCCCGTGGCGATGATCATCCCGATGCTGGGTGCTTGTACGACAACAGATGAAGGTAAGCCAGGCCAGGAGCGTGTGCTGCGTATCGGCGTAGTGAGCGGAGGGAATGGTTACGAGAGTTATTTCCGCTCGGAATATACCGACTTATTCGAGTTTTCGAAGCAGGGGGCCGTCAGCATTGAAATCGTCTCTGCGAATGATTGGAAGGAGATGAAATGGAATCGCAGGAGCTCGAACGGGGAGTATGAGGAGCCAGATTATACGGAATTACTTAAGAAGCTGTTGACCGGAGCCAATCCGGTGGATGTGGTCGTTCTTGATGCGAGCGAATACCAAGCGTTTGCGCGAGACGGTCTGCTCAAGCAGATCGATCCGCTCCTTCAGAAGGATAAAATCGATACGAACGAATTCGTGCCGACGGTCATTGACGGGCTGAAGGCGATGGGAGACAATAATCTGTACGGCCTAACGCCGACATTTAGCTCACAGGCTTTATTTTATAATAAGACCCTATTCAAGGAAGCGGGAGTTGAGCCGCCGACAGACAATATGACTTGGGAGCAAGTGTTCGACAAGGCGAAGCTTATATCGAAGGGCGAGGGCAAGGAGCGCATCTACGGCTTCTCTTTCAATAATTACGAAACTGATCCGTACTCGGGCATGGATGGCTATGTTAAGCCGCTTAATCTTCGCAGGTTCGATGACACAGCAGATTCTATGACTGTCAATACGCCGATGTGGAAAAATGTATGGACGATGTTCGCGAAGCTGGTTAATGAGAAGATTATTCCAGGCGATGACAGGGAACTGCCGGAGATGCAGGATGAGCATTACAATCCGTTCCATTATGACGACTTCTTGTCCGGACGCGCGGCTATGGTGCTCGCGGATTATTGGTATATCGATTCCAGTCTATTGGAAGCGATGAAGTACGGGGACAAAATCAACGGCTTCACAAAATTCGATTGGGATGTCGTGACGGTGCCTTCCCATGCGGAAGCCCCTGGAATATCCGGCTTCGTCTCATTGCACCAGATTTTTGCCATCAATCAGAAGGCGATGAATCCGGAGGATGCCTGGGAGTTCGTCAAATTCGTATCAAGTGACGAATGGGCGAAGCTCCGTTCCCGCAACGGCGGTGAACTGGTGTCCCGCCAGAAGTACCTTAAGCCAAAGGAGGGGACAGATTTCAATATAGCGGCTTTCTACACCATGAAGCCCGTCCTGCCTACAGAACATAATGATGAAGAGTTATTCATGATGTATTCGAATTTGTGGGAAGTGCAAGAAATCGGCCGCAGTTTGTTCCAGGAAGTGATCGACAAGAAGAAGAGTGTTAGCGATGCGTTGAAGGAATGGGAGACGAAGGGCAACCAGATTTTGAAAAAGAAGCAGCTTGCTCCTGTCCATAGCGAATAA
- a CDS encoding ABC transporter substrate-binding protein: MGSKQWVRKLLLATMAIAMIIPMLAACTKTDAVKPGQERVLRIGVLYGGNDDTYFRSQYTDVFEFSKQGAIRIEIVPAVDQSDRWESNGEYKQPDYVEALKKIMTGANPVDVVVLDASQYQTLAREGLLKQLDPLLQQDKIDTNEFVPTVIDGLKAMGDNNLYGLAPTFTSQALFYNRTLFNEAGVEPPTDNMTWDQVFDKAKLVSKGEGKDRVYGFSFNHYFGSDPYWDMINTYISPLNLRMIDDKADYMTVNSPQWEKVWTTISKLVAEKTIPGPNAEMPESPEGQFNPFQYDNFLSGRTAMVLGDYQFINSDLSDAMKNADKIKGFSKFDWDVVTFPSHPEAPGISGSVYLREIFAVNQKAANPEDAWDFVKFVSSDEWAKLRSRSSYELVARKKYIQPKDGLSFNISAFYTMKPTPPSAQKEEELLAKYSLYELVEIGRNLFQEVMDNKKGISDALKEWEAKGNQVLKKKQANPVYSK, translated from the coding sequence GTGGGTTCAAAACAATGGGTACGAAAGCTGTTGTTGGCGACCATGGCCATAGCGATGATTATTCCGATGCTGGCAGCTTGCACGAAGACAGATGCAGTGAAGCCAGGCCAAGAGCGTGTTCTTCGCATCGGCGTCCTGTACGGAGGGAATGATGATACTTATTTCCGTTCCCAGTATACGGACGTGTTTGAATTTTCGAAGCAAGGGGCCATTCGCATTGAGATCGTCCCTGCTGTGGATCAGTCCGATCGATGGGAATCGAACGGAGAATATAAACAGCCGGATTATGTAGAGGCGTTGAAGAAGATTATGACCGGAGCCAACCCGGTGGATGTGGTCGTCCTCGATGCCTCGCAATACCAGACGCTTGCCCGGGAGGGCTTGCTTAAGCAGCTCGATCCGCTTCTTCAGCAGGATAAAATCGATACGAACGAATTCGTGCCGACGGTCATCGACGGGTTGAAGGCGATGGGTGACAATAATTTGTACGGTTTAGCCCCTACATTCACCTCCCAGGCTTTATTCTACAATAGGACGTTATTCAATGAAGCAGGGGTCGAGCCGCCGACGGACAATATGACATGGGATCAAGTCTTCGATAAGGCGAAGCTTGTGTCCAAGGGCGAAGGAAAAGATCGCGTCTATGGCTTCTCCTTCAATCATTACTTCGGCAGCGATCCGTATTGGGATATGATAAATACGTATATTTCCCCGCTTAATCTTCGGATGATCGATGATAAGGCGGATTATATGACAGTCAACAGTCCACAGTGGGAGAAAGTATGGACGACAATCTCCAAACTGGTCGCTGAAAAGACAATTCCGGGTCCAAACGCGGAAATGCCTGAAAGTCCGGAAGGCCAGTTCAATCCGTTCCAGTATGACAACTTCCTGTCCGGGCGAACGGCGATGGTGCTCGGCGATTATCAGTTCATCAATTCCGATCTGTCGGATGCGATGAAAAACGCGGATAAAATCAAAGGCTTCTCGAAATTCGATTGGGATGTCGTGACGTTCCCTTCCCATCCGGAAGCTCCGGGCATTTCCGGTTCCGTCTATTTAAGAGAAATTTTTGCCGTCAATCAGAAGGCGGCGAATCCCGAAGATGCCTGGGATTTCGTCAAGTTCGTGTCAAGCGATGAATGGGCGAAGCTGCGCTCCCGCAGCAGCTATGAGCTGGTAGCGCGGAAGAAGTATATCCAGCCTAAGGATGGGCTCAGCTTTAATATTTCCGCCTTCTACACCATGAAGCCGACTCCGCCTTCAGCGCAGAAAGAGGAAGAGTTGTTGGCAAAATATAGTTTATATGAATTGGTTGAGATTGGGCGCAACTTGTTCCAGGAGGTTATGGACAACAAGAAAGGCATAAGCGATGCGTTGAAGGAATGGGAGGCGAAGGGGAATCAGGTCTTGAAAAAGAAACAGGCCAATCCCGTCTACAGCAAATAA
- a CDS encoding ABC transporter ATP-binding protein — MKWLRKRKKSDRAEASPALAANQQEEVAQEKTEYIQDKTQAAAWPARAHPISPDQPLLEVRGVERTFQVGSQKLHVLKGIEMEVHPGQLVMLKGRSGSGKTTLLNMLGGLDLPTKGEIRFRGEPFSTWSDDKRTMTRRSEIGFIFQAYALMPLLSAYENVELSLRMANVPRHLWKERVQYCLEMVGLGKRMSHRPFEMSGGEQQRVAIAKSIAHKPLLLLADEPTAELDSQMGAQVMGVFRQIIRSEKIAICMTTHDPTILEVADHVYEMVDGRFIT, encoded by the coding sequence ATGAAATGGCTTCGCAAACGGAAGAAGTCAGACCGTGCCGAGGCATCCCCGGCTCTCGCGGCGAACCAGCAGGAAGAAGTGGCGCAAGAGAAGACGGAATACATACAGGACAAGACCCAAGCTGCAGCATGGCCTGCCCGGGCCCATCCGATCTCTCCGGATCAACCGCTCCTTGAAGTTCGCGGGGTGGAGCGCACGTTCCAGGTCGGCAGCCAGAAGCTGCATGTGCTCAAAGGAATCGAGATGGAAGTGCACCCGGGCCAACTGGTCATGCTGAAGGGCCGATCCGGGTCAGGGAAGACGACACTGCTGAATATGCTTGGAGGGCTCGATCTGCCCACGAAGGGCGAGATCCGGTTCCGCGGGGAACCGTTCTCGACATGGAGCGATGACAAGCGCACGATGACGCGGCGCAGCGAGATCGGGTTCATTTTCCAAGCTTATGCGCTTATGCCGCTATTGTCCGCTTATGAGAACGTTGAACTGTCGCTGCGGATGGCTAATGTGCCCCGCCATCTATGGAAGGAGCGGGTCCAATATTGCCTTGAGATGGTTGGATTGGGCAAGCGCATGAGCCACCGTCCCTTCGAAATGTCGGGGGGAGAGCAGCAACGGGTTGCGATAGCCAAATCGATTGCTCATAAGCCGCTGCTGTTATTGGCCGACGAGCCGACAGCGGAATTGGATTCACAAATGGGGGCTCAGGTCATGGGCGTATTCCGGCAAATCATTCGTTCGGAAAAAATCGCCATCTGCATGACCACCCACGATCCCACAATTTTGGAGGTAGCTGATCATGTTTATGAAATGGTCGACGGAAGATTCATCACCTAG
- a CDS encoding ABC transporter permease, whose translation MGIPLLRFLFRKMWNTRWLTVSSLVGLIVAVSFTVSIPMYSDGALKRVVTKTLQENGGGLPAGSLLMRYQGASGAKLDPNALQEVDRYIREDVKEQIGFPVQEFVNLRILRTTEVYPVDPTKVDASRVRSMTLGSLSDLDDKVEWTNGKLYGDGESGGVIEAVMLEEAMYRNDLHVGAELEYPISGPNPTTLRIKIVGTFKPKDETSPYWFQGLEGLMSSLIVSPETFDKTIMGEHKVALQQSSWYYAFDLREVQTSHLAPLDRTLNRLGIELYQKLPGTQVEISFAKVLDEFRSQSIQLQMMLFTLAAPMIAMVFYYIAMNANQALEKQQSDIAVLRSRGASTRQIIWLYLLEGLILGAAALAIAPLIGWFMAKSIGSANGFLEFVNRKSIPVGFTSDAVIFGTVAVLIALMASVIPAVLFARQSIVNLKQKLARKDKSPVWQKWFLDVLLLAAAGYGYYMLNQQQLLSFKTGMTSDQLQVQPFLFFIPALAIFACGLFFLRLFPLLLRLFQWLGGKLLPVPLYLTLTQLSRSAKSYYPLMILLILTLGLGVYNASAARTIDTNSTERTLYQYGADAIIETVWESTLVVDRKDQGGNKGGNNGGNNGGGGGGGPGSPGGPGGQQPPKGKQILNEPPFEVFRKLPGVEAAARVMQAKGNVVVSGRSIGQGMVVGIDNDEFAKVAWFRNDLFPQHPFKYLDALGKYYEGAAVIIPTNIAKTYELKPGDVISISLQDQMVEFVVAAILPYWPSQYPDQTPFFITNLEYIYDQVPLMKYDVWLKMKEKAPLAPALKELQKANIEIVTYKDVRSELARLSKHPTRGGIFGILSMGFLISVIISLIGYLLYWFFNLSSRVVQFGILRAMGLSRRQLTGMLLLEQIFTAGLSIGIGILLGKLASRLFLPFLQSAENAKMQVPPFRIIFDAKDTMQLYAVVAVMILTGATLLFMQIRRLRVHQAVKMGEER comes from the coding sequence ATGGGAATTCCGTTACTGCGTTTTTTGTTCCGTAAAATGTGGAATACCCGCTGGCTGACGGTGAGCTCGTTGGTAGGGCTTATCGTCGCCGTCTCTTTTACGGTCAGCATCCCGATGTACTCCGACGGGGCGTTAAAGCGTGTCGTAACGAAGACGCTGCAGGAGAACGGCGGGGGATTGCCGGCGGGTTCGCTATTGATGAGGTATCAAGGCGCAAGTGGAGCGAAGCTTGATCCGAACGCGCTGCAGGAAGTCGACCGGTATATCCGGGAAGACGTCAAGGAACAGATCGGCTTCCCCGTTCAGGAATTCGTCAACTTGCGGATTCTCCGCACGACGGAAGTCTATCCGGTCGATCCGACGAAGGTCGATGCGAGCCGGGTCCGATCGATGACGTTAGGCTCCCTGTCGGATCTGGACGATAAGGTCGAATGGACGAACGGCAAGCTGTATGGAGACGGAGAATCCGGAGGCGTCATCGAAGCGGTGATGCTCGAGGAAGCGATGTACCGGAACGACCTTCATGTCGGCGCGGAACTGGAGTATCCGATCAGTGGTCCTAATCCGACGACGCTGCGCATCAAAATCGTCGGCACCTTCAAGCCGAAGGACGAGACGAGCCCGTATTGGTTCCAGGGACTGGAAGGCTTGATGAGCTCGCTCATCGTCTCGCCGGAGACCTTCGACAAGACGATTATGGGCGAGCACAAAGTCGCTCTTCAGCAGTCAAGCTGGTATTATGCTTTTGATCTGCGAGAGGTGCAGACCAGTCACTTGGCGCCGTTGGATCGGACGCTGAATCGTCTCGGCATCGAACTGTATCAGAAGCTGCCCGGGACGCAAGTGGAAATCTCGTTCGCGAAGGTGCTGGACGAATTCCGCAGCCAGAGCATCCAGTTGCAGATGATGCTGTTCACGCTGGCGGCGCCAATGATCGCCATGGTGTTCTATTACATAGCGATGAATGCCAATCAGGCATTGGAGAAGCAGCAGAGCGACATTGCGGTTCTGCGGAGCCGCGGCGCCAGCACGAGGCAAATTATATGGCTCTATTTGCTGGAGGGCCTTATTCTCGGGGCGGCCGCGCTTGCGATTGCGCCGCTCATCGGCTGGTTCATGGCCAAATCGATCGGATCGGCCAACGGATTCCTTGAATTCGTCAACCGCAAATCGATTCCGGTCGGATTCACGTCCGACGCGGTCATTTTCGGTACGGTCGCGGTTCTGATTGCGCTCATGGCCAGCGTCATCCCGGCCGTCCTGTTCGCGCGCCAGTCGATCGTTAATTTGAAGCAGAAGCTGGCACGCAAAGACAAGAGTCCGGTCTGGCAAAAATGGTTCCTTGATGTTCTGCTTCTTGCCGCAGCAGGATATGGATATTATATGCTGAACCAGCAGCAGCTTCTGTCGTTCAAGACGGGGATGACCTCGGATCAGCTGCAAGTGCAGCCGTTTCTGTTCTTTATCCCGGCACTGGCGATATTCGCTTGCGGCCTGTTCTTTTTGCGGCTGTTTCCGCTGCTGCTGCGTCTGTTCCAGTGGCTTGGCGGCAAGCTGCTGCCGGTTCCGCTGTATTTGACGCTGACGCAGCTCTCCCGATCCGCGAAATCATATTATCCGCTAATGATTTTGCTTATTCTGACGCTTGGTCTTGGCGTATATAATGCGTCGGCCGCCCGGACGATCGACACGAATTCAACCGAACGGACGCTGTATCAATATGGCGCCGATGCCATCATCGAGACGGTATGGGAGAGCACGCTCGTCGTGGATCGGAAGGATCAAGGGGGCAATAAAGGCGGCAACAACGGAGGCAATAATGGAGGGGGCGGTGGCGGAGGTCCGGGAAGCCCGGGCGGGCCTGGCGGGCAGCAGCCTCCGAAAGGGAAGCAAATTCTGAACGAACCGCCATTCGAAGTGTTCCGCAAGCTGCCGGGCGTCGAGGCGGCCGCCAGAGTGATGCAGGCGAAGGGGAATGTCGTTGTCTCCGGACGTTCTATCGGCCAGGGGATGGTCGTCGGCATCGATAATGACGAGTTCGCGAAGGTGGCCTGGTTCCGGAACGATTTGTTCCCTCAACACCCGTTTAAATATTTGGATGCATTAGGGAAGTATTATGAGGGCGCCGCCGTCATTATTCCGACCAATATCGCGAAGACGTATGAGTTGAAACCGGGGGATGTCATTTCGATCTCCCTTCAGGATCAAATGGTGGAGTTTGTCGTCGCGGCGATACTCCCGTATTGGCCGAGTCAATATCCGGATCAGACGCCGTTCTTTATTACGAATCTGGAATATATTTATGATCAGGTGCCTCTCATGAAATACGATGTATGGCTGAAGATGAAGGAGAAAGCGCCGCTTGCGCCGGCACTGAAAGAACTTCAAAAAGCAAACATCGAGATTGTCACCTACAAGGATGTGCGGAGCGAATTGGCACGACTGAGCAAGCATCCGACTCGCGGAGGCATCTTCGGCATTCTGAGCATGGGCTTCTTGATTTCGGTTATCATTTCGCTTATCGGCTATTTGCTCTACTGGTTCTTCAACTTATCGAGCCGCGTCGTGCAGTTCGGCATACTGCGGGCGATGGGTCTGTCGCGCCGGCAGCTGACCGGGATGCTGCTGCTGGAACAAATCTTCACCGCCGGTTTATCGATCGGCATCGGTATTTTGCTTGGCAAGCTGGCTAGCCGCCTGTTCCTTCCGTTCCTGCAATCGGCGGAAAATGCGAAGATGCAGGTGCCGCCGTTCCGAATCATTTTCGATGCGAAAGATACGATGCAGCTGTATGCCGTGGTCGCGGTCATGATTCTGACGGGCGCGACGCTGCTGTTCATGCAGATTCGCAGGCTGCGGGTTCATCAAGCCGTGAAGATGGGAGAGGAGCGTTAA